A genomic segment from Maniola jurtina chromosome 9, ilManJurt1.1, whole genome shotgun sequence encodes:
- the LOC123868310 gene encoding palmitoyl-protein thioesterase 1 — translation MKPWLGLLFLFKFIVAEPTPIVLWHGMGDTCCFAYSLGMFKMFLQKQIPGVYVQSLRIGNSAIEDLENGYFMFPNKQVEYVCEVLAKDPKLQDGFNAIGFSQGSQFLRAVVQRCGHKIGRVKNLITLGGQHQGVYGLPHCFALQHETCDYVRKLLNYAAYYSWVQKSLVQATYWHDPLDDATYKKSSEFLADINNERKINQTYVQNLNKLEHFVMVKFNNDSIVQPKETEWFGFYAPGQAKKLISLQQSKLYKEDRLGLKKMDEDGKLIFLSQPGDHLRFTEEWFIENILKPYLL, via the exons ATGAAACCTTGGTTGGGTTtgctgtttttatttaagtttatcGTGGCTGAACCTACTCCAATAGTCTTGTGGCATGGAATGG gtgACACTTGCTGCTTCGCATACAGCCTGGGTATGTTCAAAATGTTTCTCCAAAAACAGATACCAGGGGTATACGTCCAATCTCTTAGAATAGGAAATTCCGCGATAGAAGATTTGGAAAATGGTTACTTCATGTTCCCTAACAAGCAAGTAGAATATGTGTGTGAAGTATTGGCCAAAGACCCTAAACTTCAGGATGGATTCAACGCTATTGGTTTCTCGCAGGGAAGTCAGTTCTT ACGAGCAGTGGTGCAGCGTTGCGGTCACAAAATTGGTCGGGTAAAGAACCTGATCACACTGGGAGGTCAACACCAGGGTGTATACGGACTGCCGCATTGCTTTGCTCTGCAGCACGAGACTTGCGACTACGTGAGGAAGCTGCTTAACTACGCTGCGTATTACAG CTGGGTCCAAAAATCCCTAGTCCAAGCAACGTACTGGCACGATCCCCTCGACGATGCCACATACAAGAAAAGCAGTGAATTCCTTGCAGACATTAACAACGAGAGAAAAATAAACCAGACCTATGTTCAAAACCTGAACAAATTGGAGCATTTTGTTATGGTGAAGTTTAACAATGATAGTATTGTGCAGCCTAAAGAAACAGAGTGGTTCGGTTTCTACGCGCCCGGACAGGCGAAGAAGCTTATTAGTTTGCAACAGTCGAAACTTTATAAAGAG GACCGCCTGGGCTTAAAGAAAATGGACGAAGACGGAAAACTTATATTCCTCTCTCAACCAGGGGATCATCTACGTTTTACCGAAGAGTGGTTCATAGAAAACATACTAAAACCTTATTTACTTTGA
- the LOC123868326 gene encoding uncharacterized protein LOC123868326, whose protein sequence is MTVVAIPFLWDRERGGAMESCYKLYTWINHTLVMLLVQMFWKVSQISDYFKPKSVEEKKAQESLMFPPLSKESKQRRHIRSMSDVQSSTPYHFTFRSRKGLHPTLTYDSDTRAKRIASYRQRFQDSSDSSDYLETPKYLSIEHNIVKHSDSMRIL, encoded by the exons ATGACTGTGGTCGCGATACCGTTTCTCTGGGACCGAGAAAGAGGTGGAGCCATGGAGAGCTGTTACAAATTGTACACGTGGATCAACCATACCCTGGTGATGCTGCTTGTGCAGATGTTCTGGAAAGTCAGCCAGATATCGGATTATTTTAAACCAAA GTCTGTCGAAGAAAAGAAGGCGCAAGAATCGTTGATGTTCCCACCATTATCAAAAGAATCAAAGCAACGAAGACATATCAGATCAATGTCGGATGTGCAAAGCAGTACACCATACCATTTCACATTCAGATCGAGAAAAGGATTACACCCCACTCTCACCTACGACTCAGATACGCGTGCGAAAAGGATAGCATCATACAGGCAAAGATTTCAGGACTCCTCAGACTCAAGTGACTATTTAGAAACACCGAAGTATTTAAGCATAGAACACAACATCGTCAAACATTCGGACTCTATGAGGATTCTATGA